The proteins below are encoded in one region of Sander lucioperca isolate FBNREF2018 chromosome 11, SLUC_FBN_1.2, whole genome shotgun sequence:
- the ankrd24 gene encoding ankyrin repeat domain-containing protein 24 isoform X1 → MKSLKAKFKKNESQDWSKSDERLLQAVEQNEPDKVSALIVKKGLCPTKLDAEGKSAFHLCASRGRLECLEVIISHGADVNVTDGAGLSALHLTAKNGQSECLKRLLQERLAVDCTDSIGRTPLHHAAVSGCLSCSETLWDFKASLDVQDGDGATPLILAAQMSRVELCVFLLGRGANANIQDNQGRSALMLACESDSVDTVEALLRGGANTQLVDALGHKATDYSVTTENQRIMQILQDGAPQAPEGTDEEIQGLPPSPHPRSSAPPAQSPEPQSSSPSPQPPDTQQSAQPEDEEVFEEIRRLRLERGRLLQKIKAFEQQHQSALSALEELSQLKQRLEEAEAERDKLLEELKGGHGIGAAEDMDEMFDFPEMLLSKRSRASPAQDEATSQRDADSANPSPVPGDPGTVAELRKQIEELISHNSELALKVQMLEMFEKDDTNMQTSSSDFVPIVQYETLRKEFEALQERFSQVQASDEASSVAEEGGDEKSQEGCADAESLKALKEKLRGLKEQLASSQSELEELKEQMSLGVFSVECGEGETATAGAGAGAPEGSPSQEAQQLRTRVTELEEELAKTQGEAAGQRSQDSDTIKQLTEKVEELRAALSQRESTKEDGEKGVEGEETETVKGLRDKVAELEAALAKSKTSGKEGGAAGDGDQVRRLQERLGELEGELRKCVPRSELEEVQVTLGLQCEQLARERADVARRLNNALLDLERLRPPPRRDEEEEEEEDEEHSESSEPSGMSEHSRRTMAAVREELEVARQEAAQALDCLCAEQEGRAQDALQLKDAVPLSKHKEALSAVSEQLAQTLQELQEEKTLRGRAEEQAARLEAKLQAMQDAVPKEEHEKVTAELQHSLQASESSAAAAQEALSEKEMELRELKSQKAAEQGLISKEDHEALRLSLQAEINATTARFNDLTRKHEKTCTEVFQVQREALFNKSERQVAESQLATVQKQLAELQAQSSHIQELHKGIQESQGLVKEKDRKITELSKEMFRLKEALGALSPPLGITSSSSTHHGNPGQQMALQNRIAILTQQLQDWERKHKQVVTVYRSHLLAAVQGRMDEEVQGLLLQILRMSQQ, encoded by the exons ATGAAGAGTCTGAAggcaaagtttaaaaaaaatgag AGTCAGGACTGGAGTAAGAGTGATGAGAGGCTCCTGCAGGCTGTGGAGCAGAATGAGCCCGACAAAGTCTCCGCACTCATCGTCAAAAAAGGCCTCTGTCCTACCAAGCTGGATGCCGAGGGCAAGTCAGC GTTCCACCTCTGTGCATCGCGAGGCCGGCTAGAATGTCTGGAGGTCATCATCTCTCACGGAGCAGACGTCAACGTCACTGATGGCGCCG GCTTAAGCGCCCTTCACCTCACAGCCAAGAATGGCCAGTCAGAGTGTTTAAAGAGACTCTTACAG GAGAGATTAGCAGTGGATTGCACCGACAGCATTGGTCGGACACCACTTCATCACGCAG CGGTCAGTGGCTGCTTGTCCTGCTCTGAGACTCTGTGGGATTTTAAAGCCAGTCTGGATGTCCAGGATGGG GACGGGGCCACCCCTTTGATTTTAGCAGCTCAGATGAGCAGAGTGGagctgtgtgtctttctgttggGTCGAGGTGCCAATGCAAACATACAGGACAACCAGGGAAG GTCTGCATTGATGCTGGCGTGTGAGAGTGACAGCGTTGACACCGTAGAAGCTCTACTGAGAGGCGGGGCCAACACGCAGCTGGTTGACGCCCTTGGACACAAAGCCACCGACTACAGTGTAACCACAGAAAACCAACGCATCATGCAAATATTGCAGGATGGAGCACCTCAAG CTCCCGAGGGCACAGACGAGGAG ATCCAGGGTTTGCCACCCTCTCCACATCCCCGGAGTTCTGCTCCACCTGCCCAGTCCCCTGAGCCCCAgtcttcttctccctctccccAGCCTCCAGATACACAGCAATCAGCCCAG CCAGAAGATGAGGAGGTGTTTGAGGAGATTCGACGGCTGCGTCTGGAGAGAGGCCGTCTGCTCCAGAAGATCAAAGCCTTTGAGCAGCAGCATCAGAGCGCCCTCTCTGCCTTGGAGGAG TTGTCTCAACTAAAGCAGCGTCTAGAGgaggcagaggcagagagagacaagcTGCTTGAGGAGCTGAAGGGAGGCCATGGTATTGGGGCCGCTGAGGACATGGATGAAATGTTTGACTTCCCAG AGATGCTGCTCTCCAAGCGCTCCAGAGCCTCGCCTGCTCAGGATGAGGCCACTTCTCAAAGAGACGCAGACTCGGCCAACCCCTCCCCTGTCCCCGGAGACCCAGGAACTGTTGCTGAGCTGCGCAAACAAATAGAGGAACTTATCTCACACAACTCTGAACTAGCTCTCAAAGTGCAG ATGCTGGAGATGTTTGAGAAGGatgacacaaacatgcagacCTCCAGCTCGGACTTTGTCCCCATAGTTCAGTATGAGACCCTGAGGAAGGAGTTTGAAGCCCTTCAGGAGCGCTTCTCTCAGGTCCAGGCTTCAGACGAGGCCTCCAGCGTGGCAGAGGAGGG TGGGGATGAGAAGTCTCAGGAAGGATGTGCTGATGCAGAGAGTTTGAAGGCTCTGAAAGAGAAGTTGCGAGGGCTTAAGGAGCAGTTGGCCTCCTCCCAGTCTGAGCTGGAAGAGCTTAAAGAGCAGATGAGCCTTGGGGTGTTTTCTGTGGAGTGTGGTGAAGGGGAAACTGCCACAGCAGGTGCTGGGGCTGGGGCTCCAGAGGGGTCTCCGAGCCAGGAGGCACAGCAGCTAAGAACGAGGGTGACGGAGCTAGAGGAGGAGCTAGCTAAGACACAGGGTGAGGCAGCCGGTCagaggagccaggacagtgacaCAATCAAACAGCTGACAGAGAAAGTAGAGGAACTCCGTGCTGCTCTGTCCCAGAGAGAGTCTACCAAAGAAGACGGGGAGAAAGGCGTCGAAGGAGAAGAGACGGAAACAGTGAAGGGCCTCCGTGACAAAGTGGCTGAGTTGGAAGCAGCCCTGGCAAAGAGCAAGACGTCGGGGAAAGagggaggagcagcaggagatgGAGATCAGGTCCGTCGTCTCCAGGAGCGTTTGGGAGAGCTAGAGGGAGAGCTGAGAAAGTGTGTGCCTCGCTCGGAGTTGGAGGAGGTGCAGGTGACTCTGGGGCTCCAGTGTGAGCAGCTGGCCAGGGAGAGGGCGGACGTGGCTCGAAGACTCAACAATGCTCTCCTGGATCTGGAGAGACTCAGGCCTCCTCCACgcagagatgaggaagaggaggaagaagaagatgagGAACATTCAGAGAGCTCAGAGCCCTCAGGCATGTCAG agcacTCTAGACGCACCATGGCCGCAGTGAGAGAAGAACTAGAGGTGGCGAGGCAGGAAGCAGCTCAGGCTCTGGACTGTCTGTGTGCTGAGCAGGAGGGCCGCGCACAGGACGCCCTGCAGCTGAAAGACGCAGTGCCACTCTCAAAACATAAGGAGGCGCTGTCTGCAGTGTCAGAACAGCTAGCTCAGACGCTGCAGGAGCTCCAGGAGGAGAAGACCCTTCGTGGTCGGGCTGAGGAGCAGGCTGCCAGACTGGAGGCCAAACTGCAGGCCATGCAGGATGCCGTACCTAAAGAGGAGCATGAGAAAGTCACG GCAGAGCTCCAGCACTCCCTGCAGGCCAGTGAGAGcagtgcagcagcagctcaggaGGCTCTGAGTGAGAAGGAGATGGAGCTGAGAGAGCTGAAGTCTCAGAAGGCTGCAGAACAGGGTCTGATCTCCAAAGAGGACCACGAGGCCCTGCGGCTCTCTCTGCAGGCCGAGATCAACGCCACCACAGCCCGTTTCAACGATCTTACTCGCAAACATGAGAAGACTTgcactgag GTATTCCAGGTGCAGCGAGAGGCTCTCTTTAATAAGAGTGAGCGGCAGGTCGCGGAGTCCCAGCTGGCCACAGTGCAGAAGCAGCTAGCCGAATTACAGGCCCAATCCAGCCACATCCAGGAGCTCCACAAGGGCATCCAGGAATCCCAGGGCCTGGTCAAGGAGAAGGACCGCAAG ATAACAGAGCTGTCCAAGGAGATGTTTCGGCTAAAGGAGGCCCTGGGAGCTCTGTCACCTCCTCTGGGCatcacctcctcctcatctacCCACCATGGTAACCCTGGGCAGCAAATGGCACTGCAGAACAGGATCGCCATTCTTACCCAGCAGCTCCAG GATTGGGAAAGAAAGCACAAACAGGTGGTGACTGTGTACCGTTCGCATTTACTGGCAGCTGTACAG GGCCGAATGGACGAAGAGGTGCAGGGTCTGCTACTCCAAATCCTGAGGATGTCACAGCAGTGA
- the ankrd24 gene encoding ankyrin repeat domain-containing protein 24 isoform X2, which translates to MEHLKPSQVPLGASSVQGGTTPRKRKAPPPPRSPLQIQGLPPSPHPRSSAPPAQSPEPQSSSPSPQPPDTQQSAQPEDEEVFEEIRRLRLERGRLLQKIKAFEQQHQSALSALEELSQLKQRLEEAEAERDKLLEELKGGHGIGAAEDMDEMFDFPEMLLSKRSRASPAQDEATSQRDADSANPSPVPGDPGTVAELRKQIEELISHNSELALKVQMLEMFEKDDTNMQTSSSDFVPIVQYETLRKEFEALQERFSQVQASDEASSVAEEGGDEKSQEGCADAESLKALKEKLRGLKEQLASSQSELEELKEQMSLGVFSVECGEGETATAGAGAGAPEGSPSQEAQQLRTRVTELEEELAKTQGEAAGQRSQDSDTIKQLTEKVEELRAALSQRESTKEDGEKGVEGEETETVKGLRDKVAELEAALAKSKTSGKEGGAAGDGDQVRRLQERLGELEGELRKCVPRSELEEVQVTLGLQCEQLARERADVARRLNNALLDLERLRPPPRRDEEEEEEEDEEHSESSEPSGMSEHSRRTMAAVREELEVARQEAAQALDCLCAEQEGRAQDALQLKDAVPLSKHKEALSAVSEQLAQTLQELQEEKTLRGRAEEQAARLEAKLQAMQDAVPKEEHEKVTAELQHSLQASESSAAAAQEALSEKEMELRELKSQKAAEQGLISKEDHEALRLSLQAEINATTARFNDLTRKHEKTCTEVFQVQREALFNKSERQVAESQLATVQKQLAELQAQSSHIQELHKGIQESQGLVKEKDRKITELSKEMFRLKEALGALSPPLGITSSSSTHHGNPGQQMALQNRIAILTQQLQDWERKHKQVVTVYRSHLLAAVQGRMDEEVQGLLLQILRMSQQ; encoded by the exons ATGGAGCACCTCAAG CCCTCCCAAGTCCCCTTAGGCGCCTCATCAGTGCAAGGGGGCACTACCCCCCGCAAACGGAAAGCTCCTCCACCGCCCCGCTCTCCTTTGCAG ATCCAGGGTTTGCCACCCTCTCCACATCCCCGGAGTTCTGCTCCACCTGCCCAGTCCCCTGAGCCCCAgtcttcttctccctctccccAGCCTCCAGATACACAGCAATCAGCCCAG CCAGAAGATGAGGAGGTGTTTGAGGAGATTCGACGGCTGCGTCTGGAGAGAGGCCGTCTGCTCCAGAAGATCAAAGCCTTTGAGCAGCAGCATCAGAGCGCCCTCTCTGCCTTGGAGGAG TTGTCTCAACTAAAGCAGCGTCTAGAGgaggcagaggcagagagagacaagcTGCTTGAGGAGCTGAAGGGAGGCCATGGTATTGGGGCCGCTGAGGACATGGATGAAATGTTTGACTTCCCAG AGATGCTGCTCTCCAAGCGCTCCAGAGCCTCGCCTGCTCAGGATGAGGCCACTTCTCAAAGAGACGCAGACTCGGCCAACCCCTCCCCTGTCCCCGGAGACCCAGGAACTGTTGCTGAGCTGCGCAAACAAATAGAGGAACTTATCTCACACAACTCTGAACTAGCTCTCAAAGTGCAG ATGCTGGAGATGTTTGAGAAGGatgacacaaacatgcagacCTCCAGCTCGGACTTTGTCCCCATAGTTCAGTATGAGACCCTGAGGAAGGAGTTTGAAGCCCTTCAGGAGCGCTTCTCTCAGGTCCAGGCTTCAGACGAGGCCTCCAGCGTGGCAGAGGAGGG TGGGGATGAGAAGTCTCAGGAAGGATGTGCTGATGCAGAGAGTTTGAAGGCTCTGAAAGAGAAGTTGCGAGGGCTTAAGGAGCAGTTGGCCTCCTCCCAGTCTGAGCTGGAAGAGCTTAAAGAGCAGATGAGCCTTGGGGTGTTTTCTGTGGAGTGTGGTGAAGGGGAAACTGCCACAGCAGGTGCTGGGGCTGGGGCTCCAGAGGGGTCTCCGAGCCAGGAGGCACAGCAGCTAAGAACGAGGGTGACGGAGCTAGAGGAGGAGCTAGCTAAGACACAGGGTGAGGCAGCCGGTCagaggagccaggacagtgacaCAATCAAACAGCTGACAGAGAAAGTAGAGGAACTCCGTGCTGCTCTGTCCCAGAGAGAGTCTACCAAAGAAGACGGGGAGAAAGGCGTCGAAGGAGAAGAGACGGAAACAGTGAAGGGCCTCCGTGACAAAGTGGCTGAGTTGGAAGCAGCCCTGGCAAAGAGCAAGACGTCGGGGAAAGagggaggagcagcaggagatgGAGATCAGGTCCGTCGTCTCCAGGAGCGTTTGGGAGAGCTAGAGGGAGAGCTGAGAAAGTGTGTGCCTCGCTCGGAGTTGGAGGAGGTGCAGGTGACTCTGGGGCTCCAGTGTGAGCAGCTGGCCAGGGAGAGGGCGGACGTGGCTCGAAGACTCAACAATGCTCTCCTGGATCTGGAGAGACTCAGGCCTCCTCCACgcagagatgaggaagaggaggaagaagaagatgagGAACATTCAGAGAGCTCAGAGCCCTCAGGCATGTCAG agcacTCTAGACGCACCATGGCCGCAGTGAGAGAAGAACTAGAGGTGGCGAGGCAGGAAGCAGCTCAGGCTCTGGACTGTCTGTGTGCTGAGCAGGAGGGCCGCGCACAGGACGCCCTGCAGCTGAAAGACGCAGTGCCACTCTCAAAACATAAGGAGGCGCTGTCTGCAGTGTCAGAACAGCTAGCTCAGACGCTGCAGGAGCTCCAGGAGGAGAAGACCCTTCGTGGTCGGGCTGAGGAGCAGGCTGCCAGACTGGAGGCCAAACTGCAGGCCATGCAGGATGCCGTACCTAAAGAGGAGCATGAGAAAGTCACG GCAGAGCTCCAGCACTCCCTGCAGGCCAGTGAGAGcagtgcagcagcagctcaggaGGCTCTGAGTGAGAAGGAGATGGAGCTGAGAGAGCTGAAGTCTCAGAAGGCTGCAGAACAGGGTCTGATCTCCAAAGAGGACCACGAGGCCCTGCGGCTCTCTCTGCAGGCCGAGATCAACGCCACCACAGCCCGTTTCAACGATCTTACTCGCAAACATGAGAAGACTTgcactgag GTATTCCAGGTGCAGCGAGAGGCTCTCTTTAATAAGAGTGAGCGGCAGGTCGCGGAGTCCCAGCTGGCCACAGTGCAGAAGCAGCTAGCCGAATTACAGGCCCAATCCAGCCACATCCAGGAGCTCCACAAGGGCATCCAGGAATCCCAGGGCCTGGTCAAGGAGAAGGACCGCAAG ATAACAGAGCTGTCCAAGGAGATGTTTCGGCTAAAGGAGGCCCTGGGAGCTCTGTCACCTCCTCTGGGCatcacctcctcctcatctacCCACCATGGTAACCCTGGGCAGCAAATGGCACTGCAGAACAGGATCGCCATTCTTACCCAGCAGCTCCAG GATTGGGAAAGAAAGCACAAACAGGTGGTGACTGTGTACCGTTCGCATTTACTGGCAGCTGTACAG GGCCGAATGGACGAAGAGGTGCAGGGTCTGCTACTCCAAATCCTGAGGATGTCACAGCAGTGA
- the shc2 gene encoding SHC-transforming protein 2 isoform X2, protein MASPGGSSSSRSGMNRRTRVEGMWLEGEDFTQKGSFIHKPSQGWLHPDKKIAGPGASYIVRYMGCIEVLKSMRSLDFNTRTQVTREAINRLCDTVPGGKGAWRKKAQNKALQSIMGKSNLRFAGMGIAVNISTDGLGLLIPTTRQVIAHHPMQSISFASGGDTDTPDYVAYVAKDPVNQRACHILECSDGLAQSVISTIGQAFELQFKQYLHSPPKTMASMERSVRTEEPMWGDDEDFSEHDYYNSIPGKEPPVGGVVDSRLRPSGALLGHIHTQPQSKTAAQMGSPVRREQASYPPGQLCYELHWDTETTSSSGLTADGYLCADGQPPGSRDYEEHQYVNTQSLENLDSLAQRPNGRKGPRAPDSPKKDLFDMRPFEDALKLHEACGGAVGAAAGGGGVRVLEDQWPSPPRRRAPVAPNEEQLRRETWYHSRMSRRDAEKILVRDGDFLVRESTTNPGQYVLTGMHCGLPKHLLLVDPEGVVRTKDMLFESISHLISYHLKNELPIVAAESELHLKQVVRRKQ, encoded by the exons ATGGCAAGCCCTGGGGGTTCCAGCAGCTCCCGGTCAGGAATGAACCGCAGGACAAGGGTGGAAGGCATGTGGCTGGAGGGAGAGGACTTCACCCAGAAGGGTAGCTTCATCCACAAACCCTCTCAAGGCTGGTTGCACCCTGACAAGAAGATTGCAGGACCAGGGGCTTCTTATATAGTCAGG TACATGGGCTGCATTGAAGTATTGAAGTCAATGCGCTCCCTGGACTTCAACACACGGACTCAGGTGACAAG GGAAGCCATCAACAGGCTGTGTGACACTGTGCCAGGTGGAAAGGGAGCTTGGAGGAAGAAG GCCCAGAACAAAGCTCTCCAGTCCATTATGGGGAAGAGTAACCTGCGATTTGCAGGCATGGGTATTGCAGTCAATATTTCCACAGATGGCCTTGGTCTGCTTATTCCTACCACACGACAG gTGATAGCACACCATCCCATGCAGTCCATCTCATTTGCTTCGGGGGGAGACACA GACACGCCTGATTATGTTGCGTATGTGGCCAAAGACCCAGTGAATCAGAGAG CATGTCACATCCTGGAGTGCTCAGACGGTTTAGCCCAGAGTGTCATCAGTACCATCGGCCAAGCCTTCGAGCTGCAGTTCAAACAGTACCTGCACAGTCCTCCCAAAACCATGGCGTCTATGGAGAG GTCTGTCAGGACAGAAGAGCCGATGTGGGGGGACGATGAGGACTTCTCTGAGCATGATTACTACAACAGCATCCCAGGGAAGGAGCCTCCTGTTGGGGGAGTGGTGGACTCCAGGCTCAGGCCCAGCGGAGCCCTGCTGGgtcacatccacacacaacCACAGAGCAAGACAGCAGCACAG atgGGCTCACCAGTGAGGAGGGAGCAAGCGTCTTATCCCCCTGGTCAGCTGTGCTATGAACTGCACTGGGACACTGAGACAACCAGCAGCTCAG GTCTGACAGCAGATGGTTACCTGTGTGCTGACGGCCAGCCACCAGGCAGCAGAGATTATGAGGAGCATCAGTACGTTAACACCCAGAGTCTGGAAAACCTGGATTCACTGGCACAGAGGCCTAATGGACGCAAAGGGCCCAGGGCACCCGACAGTCCCAAAAAGGACCTCTTTGACATGA GGCCCTTTGAAGACGCCCTGAAGCTCCACGAGGCCTGTGGAGGAGCTGTTGGGGCTGCAGCTGGAGGGGGAGGTGTCCGGGTCCTGGAGGACCAGTGGCCCAGCCCTCCACGCCGTCGAGCCCCCGTGGCACCAAACGAGGAGCAGCTCCGCAGGGAGACGTGGTACCACAGCCGCATGAGCAGGCGAGACGCAGAGAAAATCCTGGTCCGAGATGGAGATTTCCTGGTCCGGGAGAGCACTACCAACCCAGGACAGTATGTGCTAACCGGAATGCATTGTGGCCTGCCCAAACACCTACTGCTGGTGGACCCAGAGGGAGTG GTCCGAACCAAAGACATGTTATTTGAGAGCATAAGCCACCTTATCTCATACCACCTTAAGAATGAGCTGCCTATTGTAGCAGCAGAGAGTGAGCTCCACCTCAAACAGGTGGTCAGGAGGAAACAGTGA
- the shc2 gene encoding SHC-transforming protein 2 isoform X1: MLLKPKYGRFRNESVTSSDDLMQSLAMSGKVVATPVVSSSATSLPLPPLPPLPPLDHSARSSSSAGAAALADSPCLDGEQDATTTFCMLIPRMPQWKFSNSLLSRSPSNSSSSSSSSSSKDSGKAAAAPSQASVSHSSSPHRHSGATSASGPVASLAAVLNSCDPVCVTPCSLQAIRGQRAVAAANSANQGGHGFGATEAMASPGGSSSSRSGMNRRTRVEGMWLEGEDFTQKGSFIHKPSQGWLHPDKKIAGPGASYIVRYMGCIEVLKSMRSLDFNTRTQVTREAINRLCDTVPGGKGAWRKKAQNKALQSIMGKSNLRFAGMGIAVNISTDGLGLLIPTTRQVIAHHPMQSISFASGGDTDTPDYVAYVAKDPVNQRACHILECSDGLAQSVISTIGQAFELQFKQYLHSPPKTMASMERSVRTEEPMWGDDEDFSEHDYYNSIPGKEPPVGGVVDSRLRPSGALLGHIHTQPQSKTAAQMGSPVRREQASYPPGQLCYELHWDTETTSSSGLTADGYLCADGQPPGSRDYEEHQYVNTQSLENLDSLAQRPNGRKGPRAPDSPKKDLFDMRPFEDALKLHEACGGAVGAAAGGGGVRVLEDQWPSPPRRRAPVAPNEEQLRRETWYHSRMSRRDAEKILVRDGDFLVRESTTNPGQYVLTGMHCGLPKHLLLVDPEGVVRTKDMLFESISHLISYHLKNELPIVAAESELHLKQVVRRKQ; the protein is encoded by the exons ATGCTCCTTAAGCCAAAGTATGGCCGCTTTCGCAACGAGTCAGTGACCTCCTCCGACGACCTGATGCAGAGCTTAGCAATGAGCGGCAAAGTTGTGGCCACACCGGTGGTCTCCTCCTCCGCCACGAGCCTTCCTCTGCCCCCCTTGCCTCCTCTGCCTCCCCTGGATCACAGTGCCAGATCATCATCCTCTGCTGGGGCTGCAGCCCTGGCTGACTCTCCTTGCCTGGATGGGGAACAGGATGCCACCACAACCTTCTGCATGCTCATCCCTAGGATGCCCCAGTGGAAGTTCTCCAACTCCCTGCTTAGCCGGAGCCCGTCCAactccagctccagctccagctccagctccagcaAGGACTCAGGGAAGGCAGCAGCAGCTCCTTCCCAGGCCTCTGTCTCGCATAGTTCATCACCACACAGGCACAGTGGTGCGACCTCAGCCAGTGGCCCGGTGGCAAGTCTCGCAGCGGTGCTTAACTCCTGTGACCCTGTGTGTGTCACCCCCTGTTCTTTGCAGGCTATTCGAGGGCAGAGAGCAGTTGCAGCGGCAAACTCGGCCAATCAAGGGGGGCACGGATTTGGGGCCACAGAGGCCATGGCAAGCCCTGGGGGTTCCAGCAGCTCCCGGTCAGGAATGAACCGCAGGACAAGGGTGGAAGGCATGTGGCTGGAGGGAGAGGACTTCACCCAGAAGGGTAGCTTCATCCACAAACCCTCTCAAGGCTGGTTGCACCCTGACAAGAAGATTGCAGGACCAGGGGCTTCTTATATAGTCAGG TACATGGGCTGCATTGAAGTATTGAAGTCAATGCGCTCCCTGGACTTCAACACACGGACTCAGGTGACAAG GGAAGCCATCAACAGGCTGTGTGACACTGTGCCAGGTGGAAAGGGAGCTTGGAGGAAGAAG GCCCAGAACAAAGCTCTCCAGTCCATTATGGGGAAGAGTAACCTGCGATTTGCAGGCATGGGTATTGCAGTCAATATTTCCACAGATGGCCTTGGTCTGCTTATTCCTACCACACGACAG gTGATAGCACACCATCCCATGCAGTCCATCTCATTTGCTTCGGGGGGAGACACA GACACGCCTGATTATGTTGCGTATGTGGCCAAAGACCCAGTGAATCAGAGAG CATGTCACATCCTGGAGTGCTCAGACGGTTTAGCCCAGAGTGTCATCAGTACCATCGGCCAAGCCTTCGAGCTGCAGTTCAAACAGTACCTGCACAGTCCTCCCAAAACCATGGCGTCTATGGAGAG GTCTGTCAGGACAGAAGAGCCGATGTGGGGGGACGATGAGGACTTCTCTGAGCATGATTACTACAACAGCATCCCAGGGAAGGAGCCTCCTGTTGGGGGAGTGGTGGACTCCAGGCTCAGGCCCAGCGGAGCCCTGCTGGgtcacatccacacacaacCACAGAGCAAGACAGCAGCACAG atgGGCTCACCAGTGAGGAGGGAGCAAGCGTCTTATCCCCCTGGTCAGCTGTGCTATGAACTGCACTGGGACACTGAGACAACCAGCAGCTCAG GTCTGACAGCAGATGGTTACCTGTGTGCTGACGGCCAGCCACCAGGCAGCAGAGATTATGAGGAGCATCAGTACGTTAACACCCAGAGTCTGGAAAACCTGGATTCACTGGCACAGAGGCCTAATGGACGCAAAGGGCCCAGGGCACCCGACAGTCCCAAAAAGGACCTCTTTGACATGA GGCCCTTTGAAGACGCCCTGAAGCTCCACGAGGCCTGTGGAGGAGCTGTTGGGGCTGCAGCTGGAGGGGGAGGTGTCCGGGTCCTGGAGGACCAGTGGCCCAGCCCTCCACGCCGTCGAGCCCCCGTGGCACCAAACGAGGAGCAGCTCCGCAGGGAGACGTGGTACCACAGCCGCATGAGCAGGCGAGACGCAGAGAAAATCCTGGTCCGAGATGGAGATTTCCTGGTCCGGGAGAGCACTACCAACCCAGGACAGTATGTGCTAACCGGAATGCATTGTGGCCTGCCCAAACACCTACTGCTGGTGGACCCAGAGGGAGTG GTCCGAACCAAAGACATGTTATTTGAGAGCATAAGCCACCTTATCTCATACCACCTTAAGAATGAGCTGCCTATTGTAGCAGCAGAGAGTGAGCTCCACCTCAAACAGGTGGTCAGGAGGAAACAGTGA